DNA from Vitis vinifera cultivar Pinot Noir 40024 chromosome 19, ASM3070453v1:
ttttataagacctcaattaaatttctattaattaaatttagaatatttttacaaaatcaacatagaaaaattatttttttttaaaagaaaaaccaatttcAAAATAACTTGTCAAAcatccttattttataaaattttataaaattttaaaaaattatttttgtttgtttaacataaaagcaattttcaaaaacaaacatTATGGAACGTGATTGAacttttctcttatttctttttcattttcttgttactTAAAATGACCGACAAGGaagatgaattaaattattgaagaaCATCTTTTGCCAAACATATTAgttaaaaaaagtgatttaaaaAGCGGGCCCTAACCTATTCTGTAGCCCATGATATCTTTGTAGGCCCATGATATCTTTGTACGTTACCATAAAGGGCCAGAGGCATGCCTTATCCAACTTGTGTTAATACTTGTTTATGACACGAAATGATGGAATACAAAGAACACCTCTCTAGTCCAgtccaaaacaaatgaaaacaaattcaaaacaTTTCTTTCCAGCAAACCCACCAACCCTCCAAAAGGGGTTTCAACTGCAAATAGTAACCAtacaatttcaaagcaaaaaCTTAAGCAAACAGCCAAACACTCACATATATCTAATATTACCACAGCAACACTACAAAATAGTTATTCTATGCCAAGCTTCTTTCTCATCCCCATAACAAAGCCATGGACCTTGTGTGGGTCTTCCAGAGAAGACGACACGCTCTCCTTTTCCATGCACCTCTTGGTCCAAGCTATCAACTTGGGACACTCCGCCTCTATGCTGAAGTTTCCAAAGCTCTCATATGCATGAAACCAGCAAGAGAAGGTCACCAGAGCCACATCCACAAACCCAATTTTTTCACCGCCGAAGTAAGGCTTCTCTCCAAGCTCTCCTTCCAGAAGCTTGAGGCACTCTATGAATTCCTTCTTGGCTGTTTCCTGCTCTTCTCCTTTGGTTGACCATATCTTCCTTCCAAGTTCATAGAGCTGTGGAAAACAATAAAgtcaaagagagaaaagggttATTTTTTTGGAGCATTTCATCAAGTTTCAACTTTCTGTATAGTTGGACAAGTTTATTAAGGACCCTTCAGCATAGAAATCTCATATACTAGGAACATATTAAATGAAGGGCCGGTGGCAGAAAAATATCAGAATCAGTTGAAAGAATGTATCATTTGCTAAAGCTTTTCCCCTCAATGTGGGTtttagaaaatgagaagaaagagaTCAAAGCAACAAAACATGTATTAAAAGAACTGCTCTGCAAAATGTTGAACATCaggataacaaaaaaaaaccaaacact
Protein-coding regions in this window:
- the LOC100245600 gene encoding probable glutathione S-transferase parC isoform X2, with product MADEIILLDFSSSMFGMRVRVALAEKGLKYEYKGEDLWNKSPLLLEMNPVHKKIPVLIHNGKPICESLIIVQYIDEVWKDKSPLLPSDPYQRAQARFWADYVDKKLYELGRKIWSTKGEEQETAKKEFIECLKLLEGELGEKPYFGGEKIGFVDVALVTFSCWFHAYESFGNFSIEAECPKLIAWTKRCMEKESVSSSLEDPHKVHGFVMGMRKKLGIE
- the LOC100245600 gene encoding probable glutathione S-transferase isoform X1 translates to MADEIILLDFWPSMFGMRVRLALSEKGLKYEYKEEDLRNKSPLLLEMNPVHKKIPVLIHNGKPICESLLIVQYIDEVWHDKSPLLPSDPYQRAQARFWADYVDKKLYELGRKIWSTKGEEQETAKKEFIECLKLLEGELGEKPYFGGEKIGFVDVALVTFSCWFHAYESFGNFSIEAECPKLIAWTKRCMEKESVSSSLEDPHKVHGFVMGMRKKLGIE